The Paenibacillus amylolyticus genome contains the following window.
TTCAGGTGAGAATAAGCATCTCTCCACTATGATGTCTACCTTTCTTTCAGCGAACAAAAGATCTAATAACAATTTTAGAGCACGTATTGCGTTAGTTTTCCCGGATGCATTTGCTCCTACGAAAAAAAGTCCTTTTAAATTATTATGATATACATTTGTGTCTGACAACACTTTGTACCCAGTCGCACCGAGATCTATAGTAGTTAAATTTTTAAATGAGCGAAAATTATTAATGGTTATTTTGCTTAACATATGTACCACTCCTCTATTCTTTATAATAACCCATATCGTAAAAATTATGCACATACGGTTGAATAGAACGTAATTTTTTTACTTGAGTATAGCAATGAAAATTTCGTTTTTATGCCCAGCAATATAGTCTACATAATTCGGGAATGACATCCACTTTGCCAGACATTGAACGATAGAGATAACGTATTAGCTCCTCATATCGCATATAAAACCAAAAAAGCTGAGAAATCATGTGTTTCCGCATGATTTCTCAGCTTGTAGACCTCTTTTTAGATGTAATAATGTACTCGCACTTATCTATCACTTCACCGAATTACAACTTAAACCACAGGTGCAATACATACCGGACGAGGCAGTTCCAGCTTGAACCCGTTGTGCGTCAGACGTCCGTCTTCTTCGCTCATCTGGAAACCTACGAGGTTATTGCTGTCCTGATTCGCCACAACCAGAATTCCACCTGGCAAAATATTAAAGTTACGCGGTGTCTGCCCAATCGTGGACGTCCACTCTACGGCTTCCAACTCACCACTCTCCTGGTCAATATGGTAGAGTACGATGCTGTCATCTCCCCGATTGGATGCATACAGGAAACGTCCACATGGAGATACACGGATGTCCGCTGCGGTACCCTCGCCTTTATGTCCTTCTGGAAGTGTGGAGATGTGCTGCACCGTGGTGAATTCCCCTCTGCGCTCATCGTAAAGGAATGCCGTAACCGTGTTGTTCAACTCATTGATGACATATGCCCACTTCGAGTTGGGATGGAACACAAGATGCCTTGGCCCTGCGCCTGGTGGCTGATCCATCTCGCGATGGGTAACCAGACGTCCCTCTTCCAACCGATACACAATAATCTGATCCAGACCGAGGTCACATACAACAGCATACTGTCCGGATGGATCTGGCTGAATGGAGTGAGCATGTGGCCCTTCTTGGCGTTCTTCGTTGATTCCACTTCCCGTGTGCTCCACCCATGCACTCATCTCACCAAGCGTACCCTGGTCGCCTACTGGAAACACATTAACACTGCCACTGCTATAGTTGGATGAGAACACCCACTGACCATCCTTGGAGACCGACACATAACACGGGGAAGCCCCTCGGGTCTGCTTTCGATCCATCAGGTGCAGTTCACTCGTTGCCGCATCTCTCCGATAAACCAGCACCTCTCCCTCATCCGTCTCACTCGCCACATACAAACTGTCTCCATCCGGGCTTAGCGCCAGGTAAGAAGGATTGCTCGCACCCTCCGTATGATTGACGATCCGCATCTCTCCTGTATCCGCATTCAACGCACACAAGAATATTCCTGGCTCTTCCGCTGACGCATACGTACCTGTATAGAAAAGTGTTTCCTGCGTTGTGACTGGTTCCATAACTAAATCTCTCCCTTATCCTATATATTCACTATTCTGATTCTACCCACTGATATGTACTTACCCAATTCACGGGCAACTGCTTCACTTCCTGTAACTTGGCTTTCTAAATCGAGTACACCCCTGGTGAGCGCTCTCATATCCGTTATTGACTCCCTTAACCCCTCTCACCATAATACAAAGTATGAGACCTAACAACAGACCACCCCTACAGCGTAAATCGGACGGATTTCGTATGCAAAAACTCATCGTGCTTCCGGACCCGCTGCTGCAAGAAGCTTCAGCTTATCCAGTCACGTCCGGGTTATATGTTACCGATATTGGTTACTTTCACGAAGCGGAACATCATTACCGTGACCGTCCCGAGGGTTGTGAATCACACATTCTGATGTACTGTGCCCAAGGCACAGGCTGGTATACGATGGATGGCAGCAAGACATATGATGTCAGTCCGGGAAATCTCGTCATATTGCCTGCACATACTCCCCATGTATATGGTGCCAATGCAGCTGAACCATGGAGCATCTTCTGGATTCATCTGCGCGGGGAACACGCTTTAACCTACATAGAGCTACTGCTAACCCATCATATTACGACCATGCCACCGGCCAAGGCACAGAAATGGCTTGAGCTGTTCCATGAATGTTACGGGGCACTTGAGACGGGTTACTCCATGCAGACGATGACATATGCCTCCCAAATCATCGGTTATATGCTTGGTATGCTCGTTTATGGACCGGAGACGACAGGAACGGACGGCGGGATCGTGAGCAGCAAGCGTGCGGCTGAACAATCCGTTCAATATATGCTGGAGCACCTGGAGAACGGAATCACCCTCAAGGAACTCGCGGCACATGCGCGGCTGTCTGCCCCCATTATTCTCAGTTGTTCAAGCAAGCTACCGGGCATTCACCCATCGATTATTTCCTGCGGCTCAAGATCCAGCATTCCTGCCGCTATCTGGATTTTACCGATTGGACCGTGAAGCAGATCAGTTCTGAGCTTGGATTCAAGGACCCCTATTACTTTTCCCGTCTGTTCAGCAAAATGATGGGTCGTTCACCCACAGATTATCGAAATAAATCCAAAGGATAGAGCTTTGCATTCACGGTGCTTCACTTGCATCTTAGATAAGAGTTGTCTTCAACTCTATTGGGAAAATACAGCAACCTTTTGAACAGAAGGGTCGTCTATAGGGGCAAATAACTTTTATAAAAAGGGATCATCCCTGGAAAAGTGAGGCGAACTATCATGAACAAAAATATAGTTGCGACATTAACTGCGGGAGCCCTGCTCGCGCTCTCTCTAAGTGCAGGCCCGATTAACGCAGCGCAGGCCCAATTCACAGATATTCAAGGTATCGCAGGAGCGGACAAAATCGAATCTCTCCATCAGGATGGATTCATCAAAGGTGTGAGCGACAGCTTGTTCAAACCCGAATTGGAGTTAAATACCGCTCAGGGTATTCAACTGATTGCAGATGGATTGAATCTGAATCTGGACACCATTCGTTTTATCAAAATGCCAGTGCCAAGTGACTTCTTCTCCAATGTAAAAGATGGCGTATGGTACAGTGATGCATTTATCCGCGCCCAATATAATGGCATTCAGATGTCACAGGATCTCGATCCGTCCAAACCGCTCACTCGTGAACAATTCACATTATTCCTGATGCAAGGTATCGAGGCCAAAGGCGGTCTGCCGATGATTAATATCAAACCTGTGGACATTACGGACGAACAGGAACTTACGCCAGAGTATCAAGGTGCTATCCAACGTTCCCTCGTTCTCAAGATCAATGAACTGGATGCTAAAGGAAACTTCAATCCCAAACAAACGATTACCCGTGCCGAAGCAGCTGTTATGATGTATAACGCAATCGAGTACATGGAATCGTTCCATGCACCACAAATCCCCGAAACCCCTGAGAAGTAATCATCTCATGGTGGAAACTGCGAACTCACTTGAGTGGTGAATTCACTCGATTGGAGCGCCAGTGAGTGGACTTTGCCACACAACCTCCATAATACAAACAGCCGCACCTTCCCTCAGCAGGAAAGCACGGCTGTTTGTATTATACCTATATCACTGATGCATATCACTGATGCAATCATCAGATGCAGTTTTAACTTAAAAAGTTCTAACTTAGAAAGAACCTTTAACAACAACCTCAGACAACGGTAAACGTCCTGACGGGCGAGCTGGTTCTGCTGCTTTACCTACAGTGATCAGCAACGTTGGCACAAATCGTGCAGGAATGTTGAAGGTCTCGATCAATTTTTGTGGATTATATCCACCCATTGGACAAGTATCGTAACCCAGGGAGCGTGCAGCAAGCATAATATTTTGGGAAGCAAAGGATGCATTACGGATCGCTTCATCGCGTGCGATTTGCGGGTTTTGGTAAGCACCGTTGATCTGTCCAACCAATGCGTCACGAACCTCAGCAGTTAGTGCGCCTGCTTCAACAGCTTGATCGTAGATTACAGTGTTACGGTTCGCTTCCAAATCTCCGAGAACAGCAATTGTAACTGAACTTTCCACGATCTGGTTTTGACCGTAAGCAATTGGCAGCAATTTCGCTTTGTCTGCTTCCGATTCAATGACGAGGAATCTCCAGTGTTGCAGGTTCCATGAAGATGGTGCTTCCGCAGCTGCTGTCAAAATCGCATTGAGATCAGCTTCAGGCAATTCAAACCCTTTTTCGTACTTTTTGACAGCATGGCGTTCGCTAATGACGCGAAGTGTTTCATTTTTTTCAATGCCTGACATGTGTTCCACTCCCCAGAATCTATTTTTGTTTTTGTTCTTCTTTTACTTTCGCAAAGGATTTTGAAGTCTACTCTACCAAGTATTTGCCTTCCGAAAATAACATCAGCGCAGACGATCTCTTCTCATCTGTGTTCACGTTATGCCCGGAATCGCTTTAAAACATCGATGGATCTTTCACCGGAGCATAAGCCCACACCCTAACCAGTCGACCACATGAACCTTACTATCACGCCTAAACCAACCAAGGCCAGATCTCGAATGAGCTTTGATGTTGGAATCTGTCAGGACTTCTCTCTAACAGGCAATCCATCTAGCGATAACTCACATGCATCTCCACGACCTATACGTTCTTTCACATCCTGGATGGATATACAATCAAAATAAGCGCTGAGCGCCTCTTCGCCTCCGTTATAAATGTTCCCCATCACATCCTGCATATTGGAAGATACTACGCACGATGAACCGGTTTCCCCTGAACACCAGCTTGGACCAAGTGAACCGCCGGCTACCAGTCTGTACAATTCGCCAAGCTTAATCTCTTCACTTGGACGGCTAAGCAAGTAACCACCATGAGCACCTTCCTTGGTCGTCAGGTAACCATGCTTGCGCAGAACACTTAGTACCTTACGGACTCTGGCCGGGTGTGTACCCACACTCTGGGACAAATCTTCACTATTGGCCATACACTCATCTCTCATCGACAGAAAAACAAGACAATGCACCGCTATGGTAAATTCGCTGTTCATTACTTACTCCCTTCCCGGCTTGCAACACCGATGAACTTCACCCAAGGTAAGTATAACTGTCATTATAGGAATAACAGTTATGTTTGTCAACTTTCACCCAGGATGGGGGTCACATGTGATTTTTCCTGTTATACCAATACTTACAGCTCATCAACACGATCAAGTTAAGATTAACATCCTGTCCGCATTTTAATCTGAAATAGAACAAAAAGTGAGCCTTTCGCTACGCGAAGGGCTCCAATAAGATAGACATATGAAAGGGCTTACGTGATTATTATAATCGGTAATCTTCAATTTGAAAACGCTTTTTTTGTAAAGTGCATGATTATTTAAATTTTTTTATTGGAACAAAATAAAAATGGGGTATTGCTAAAACTAATTCCATTAGTTATTATACTAATATCATTAGTTTTAAGGAGGGTTTATCGATGCGCATTACCCGTGAATTTGATGTCGTTCAAGTTACGTTTTTTCCAAGACTCTTCCCTGTGAACGTATACCTAGTTGAAGAGGAAGATGCATTAACCCTGATTGATGCCGGAATCCCCTTCAGTCTTAAAGGGATTTTGGCATCTGCCCAGTCCCTTGGGAAGCCAATCACCAAGATTATTCTGACTCACGCGCATAGCGACCATATCGGAGCATTGGATCATCTCAAGGAGGCACTGCCTCAAGCTGAAGTCTTCATCTCCAGACGAGATGCCCGGCTATTGGCAGGAGATACCGCTCTTCTTCCAGATGAGCCACAGACTCCCGTACGAGGCGGCGTGCCCAAACCCAAAGCGGTGCGCACCCAGCCGGACCATTTGCTGGATGACGGTGACCCGATTGGTTCGCTGGTTGCCATTGCCTCACCGGGCCATACGCCGGGGCATATGTCCTTCATGGATACACGCAGCCGCGTGCCGATCGCTGGCGATGCGTACCAGCTGCACGGCGGCCTTGCCGTATCTGGCCGCATTCGCCCGCTCTTCCCGTTCCCCGCGCTGGCGACGTGGAACCGCGAAGCGGCTCTGACCAGCGCGAAGCGCCTGGCGGAGCTGGAACCGTCCGTGCTGGCTGTAGGCCACGGACGGATGCTGCGCCAGCCCGCGGCCGCCATGCGCGCGGCAACCGCTGATGCACAGCAGCGGTTCGGTCTTGCCGGGGGCGACTATGAGCCCCCGGCAAGGGCTGGATCGCGACGCTCTGCTCAGCGCCGCCGCCCAGCTTGCTGACAGCGACGGCTTTCAGGCGCTGACACTGGCCGCACTCGCCCAGCGGCTGGATGTGCGCTCGCCGTCGCTCTACAACCACATCAGCGGACTTCCCGGGCTTCGCCAGGAAATGGCGCTGATGTCTGTACAACAGCTCAGCCGCGCAGTAACCACGGCTGTCACTGACCGCACTGGCGATGATGCCATTCAGGCCATCGCTGCGGCATACATTGGCTTCGTCCGCGAGCACCCCGGGCTCTACGAAGCCTCATTTCATGCGCCGGACCGCGAGGAGCCACAGCTCGCCGCAGCCAACACAGCCACGCTGGAGTTGCTGCTGCACAGCTTGCAGCCCTATCCGCTGACCGAAGCGGAAGCATTGCATGCCGTTCGTGGTTTGCGGAGCCTCTGCCATGGATTTGCCTCCATTGAGGCACAAGGCGGCTTCGGCATGGACTTTGACCCAGACGAAAGTCTGCGTCTGACCGTATCTGCCTTTCTGCAAGGACTCCGGCATCTTCACCAGGACAAGTAAATCACACGTTTCATCATGAAAAAGGACTGCAGATTCGCTGCAGTCCTTTTTTTGCATTGCCGTATACGGGTACATCCCATGCATTCGACACCCACTTGGAACTCGACTTTCATCGCATTGTGTTCTTACCATTTTTGTTTGTACGAGAAAAAGGGCGTTTCGGTTGCGAGATACCATGATTGGCGCCTCTGACCGGCCCACTGACTGAAATCTAACGAACCGAGGACACTCTATAACGGCAATTAGAGTGATTAACAATATCTAACGAACTCCACACGTCTTATTTCGCAGAAAACTGGCAGTTGAACAGGCAAAATGAGCATATTCAGTCATTTAACGTGTCTGTGGTTCGTTACATTTACCAACGTACCAAATTGGGCCGAATAAGATGTGCTGGGTTCGTTAGGAATGTGCTACGTATGCGTAAGGTACTGCTGATCATAATGCACACAGTAGTACCACTTTTAATACCATCCCTGCTATAGCTCTCACTCCACAACTCATTGCACATCTTGGAGCGATTCTCGATACAGAGCTTACTCTGCCCATCACACACACTAGCACAGGTTTTAATACCCTTCCGGTGTTAACCCACGCTACAGTTTATTCCAACACATTGGGACGATTCTCGATATGTAGCTTACTCCGTTCGTAAGCACACAAGAGTACCACTTTAATACCATTCCTGCTATAGCTCTCACTCCACAACTCATTGCACATCTTGGAGCGATTCTCGATACAGAGCTTACTCTGCCCATCACACACACTAGCACAGGTTTTAATACACGAAACATATTACAGACCACACTACAGATGTCATATTCACACCTCGCCGCCGGCAGTGGGATAATTGTTCTTATCGATCCAGTTACAACTCCCCTTCTTCATGGTGGTAAGGGTCCAGACGTACTCAAGCTACCCAATCGCATCGAACATAGCAATCAAGATTCTGCCTGATATACATCTCGCCCCAACCACACGTTTGCCTCTTACATCTACGCACTTCTCTAATATGTACATCTCCCGTTCCTGAGTCAGGTAGAACGGCCTTGCGCTGTCTGCTCCCCATCCGACGTTTCCTTTACAACCACCCTAAGGCCACTGCTGCCGACTATCCTGCACTTCCTCCAAAATATGCTTCATAACTGGCACGTACACCTTCCAGTAGAACATGTCAGGAATGTCTTTCTGATCTGGCGTAAGCTTGGACCGGACGATCTCCCATCCCCGAATTCGGCGCCAGAAGGAATAATGCTTCATCTCTCCGAATGACCCTGCCATGTAATACGAGCGATTATAATCGTCATAGCGGACAAGTGCAGCAAACTTCGGCGGTATTCCGGCATTCTCCAGCTTCTGCTCACCTGTCTTCGTCAGATCCGTCTTATACCAAGCCAAGATGGAAGCCTGCTGTTGCGGCAAAATGATATCGAACCAGCCACTGTAATGAATATCCGTGGTTATGCCGCACCAATCCCTGCCTTCCTCTGTGAAGGCAATCTGTACATTGCCTGTCTTTACATCCGAGCCTTTTTCCAGCACAATGACACGCCCATCTACATGAACCAGCAGAATACCAGCTCCGGCATAAGGCCATTTCTTCTTCTCCTGCTGCTCATAATTGGTCCGAACCCACCGGGGACTTCTTCCATGTTTTGCAGATGAGATACATATTTCCCTTGCCATCCACTGCTGCTCACTCCCAAGATGGGATACAGCTGCTCCCTGGTCATCTTCGAGGCCGTATTGGCCAATGCAGTGTATTCGGCGACAATCGTTACCCCTTTAGACGCAGCTTCGTCAATCTTCTGTACATCATATATCGTTAATCCTTCATAGATTGCGTCTTGTTTCCGTTCTTTCTTCTGTGCAGACAGACTGCTCCGATTCGCCGTCAGATAGATCAGATCTGTATCTGTCACCTCATCCGGCAGCAGTTGCTTCAACCGTGGAAGTCCGTTCTGAATGTCATAGCCGTAATAATCCTCTTCATACGAGTAATATTCCCTGTGTGCTGTACAATCTTCTGCTGATTCAGAAGCCAGACCAGTCCCTTATGCCCCTGATAGGACAAGTCCGGTTTGCTCTTGTCGATTATCATAATGTTCATCGCAACAGGGGCCTGGGATTGCCACATAATCCAGGGGACAACCAACACCACCGATACCACTGTAAAACAAGCCAGCGTCCACATCGTAGCTGGCCTGTAACTTTTTTTCATGAAGCGTCTTCCTCCTTGCTCTGTTCCAAGGTATACACAGGCTTCCCAGTAGATTACCCCAATCCATTCCTAATGCTCTTCTCTTCTTCCTTCTTCAATCCCATAGCCTGCAAAAGGCCAAACATACGGTATACATTGTTCAGTGGCCTGAACCAAAATGTCTCTGTACATGCATACAATAGCAGATGCGTCACCTCTCTGGAAGTGTAGGCTTTGCGTGAACACCATATCTCAAGCATTACCGCACCCGCGGACAACAGGGAACCGTAAAGTGTCAGCAACAGCGCGAGAATGATGCATAGGTTAATATCCACCAGCTGAAGCCCGATTCCTGCAATGAACAACACGATCGCTCCCAGTTCCAGCACAGGCCCCAACAATTCGATTAAAATAAAATACGGGATGGATACCACCCCCATCCAGCCATAGGAGGGATTGAATATCATGCTCCGCTGGGCCCATAGACTGCTCGCAAGCTGCCTGTGCCAACCGGTACGCTGTCTGAACAGCTGACGCCATGTACAGGGTACTTCGACCCCACAGATCGAATCAGGAATATATATAATACGGCCATGTTCCCCGCTCAGCTTCATATGTTTCTGTAACCGCATCACCAGTTCCATGTGAGCGGCCTGGTCATCACGTTTGTAACCACCAACTTCCATGACCCGGTTCTTTTTGAATACACCGAATGCTTGGGCCGTAAATAAAAGCACATTAATATTGTAGCGAACGAGTCCCACACCACCAATCAAAAAAGCACGCACGTATTCAATGGTCTGCATGACATACAAGATACTCCCCGTCCGTCTGGTGTTAGTATCCGTCAATTCCAGATGAGCCTGGTTTCTGGGGGCCATAAGATCCACTCGTCCGCTACAAGCCACGACCTCTTCTCCTGGGAGAGCATTCATGATGGGTTTCATAATTTTCAGCAATGCATCCCGTTCCAGAAATGTCCGGGGTCCCACAGAGGCGATATAAGGATATTGCGAGATATTCAGTCCTGCATTTAGAGAGTCCATTCGTCCTCCGTACGCCTTGTCGATCACAATCAGACGATGATACAGCCTGGATTGGTAGATGCTTTTAATCTGAGCCGTCTCTTGACCAAGTCCCGAATAATGAATTTTACTCCGGAGAGGCATCAAATCATAGGTTTCCATTAACCGCGGCATCGTTCCATCCTCTGATCCATCATTAATGATAATGACCTCATATCGTGCATACTGAATCTCCAGCAGACAGCTAATTCGCTGTACGATAGTATGCTCGTCATTACGCACCGGAACTAGCAAGGACACCGCCGGAGCCAATTCTTCATCCAACATCTCATGATATTGCAACGGGTCCAGGTCCCTCCGGCGCATCAATGTTCGAGCGGCAGCAATGATCAGAACACCGCACATCACAATCGCCAGCACCAGATAGATAAATATCCCTTCGTAACATGCCAAAATAAAGCTCCGCAGCATCTCAATCCATCTTTCGTCCATACTGCATCCTTTCCAGCGTTTCTTCCGCTATCTGCCTTGCATATTTATCCGGGTGATTCACAGCCGTATCCCGTAGTTCTTCCAATCCCTGCGTGTACCGGGCCAGGGAATTTGCCGCTTCCTGTCTGATCTGAAATGCAGGATCACCCATCATTGCTTTCAGGCGAGGAATAAAAGCATCCGCATAAACGTTGCCCATTAGCTGGGCCACGGTCAATCGTTCAGAGCGCTGCCTTTCTTCACCGTGTTCATTCCACACCAGCAATAGCTCTCTCAACAGGTCTTCATTCTCCCTGCCTACATGCGCCAGTGCCTGATAAGCATGGGTCCGCAGCAGCGCATCCTCTCCGAGTATCAGCTTCTCCAATAGAACAATAGCGCCATCTGTCTGGTCATCCCGAATACGAATGGCATGCACAACGTTAGACTGGACCTGATCAGGTGCATCCTTGAAATGATCCTTCAGACGAGTCCAGGATGAATCGGTAAGCAACAGCAGAATCTGCAGAACCTGCGAATTGGACCATACACATTGCTCACGCATCAATTCCTTCACGATTCTGAAATAGCCGGTTCTGGCATATATGCGCAAAATGATGAAGCGTTCAAGCGGCGTACAGGAGTTAACCCGTAGCATACCCTCTAACTTGGGCAGCAGCTCCACCATATGAAACTGTTCAATATATAACAATGTGTTAACTCGTTCGCTCCACTTTCCAGTCTTCAGAAGCGTCCGGTATGAGTTTCCAAAGACTTGCCAGGATAACAGACGAATGCGCAGAGTCTCCTGCTCTAACGGACCTTGAGCGAGCCGCTGTAATAACACATCCTGCAAAACGCTCTGTTGATCTCTGCTCATATTTAGTATGTCTACGCCAATTTCCCCATGGTCCAGGTAACGTTGTAGAAATGAACCTTCTGCCTGTAATTCCTGCATCCGTGTTGTCTTCACGGTATCCCTGCGTCTGCCGTCATATTTCAACCATAAGATATAACTGTAGAATATTAGCAAAAGAATCAGTACACTTGCACATATGAGGCTAACCACATGTACCAGCCAATCCGTATTACTTGCAAGCCATCCTGTATGATTTGAACCGATGAGCTCGATGTACATCCATTGTTGTCCAATCATTGATGATTTCTCCTTAATCGAATAAACAGCCTTACAACGGGCACAATAATACAAAATTTTCAATTACAACCTGTGAATACATATTGGATATATGATACACTAAGCTTTCTATCGGCTTTCTGCGTTTGTGATATAATAGGAACTGAAAATTCCGGCAATTCATAGTGAATTCCGGATCTCCGGATAACATATTATTCCAGAAAGAGGGAGTTCTACGTGGCTCAGATCAGTCCGTACTACCTGCAAATCGGAGCAACCGTGGGCATGCTCGTCATGGCACTGCTTGCCATCTTCATTCGTATGAAAGCCAGTCACAGACCGGTAACCATTCGCAAAATCCTTATTCCTCCGCTCGGCATGAGTACAGGATTTCTTATGTTTGTTGTTCCGGCAACACATGTACCTCTACTCTGGGCATTCATTGCGTTTCTGGTGGGCTGGTTCCTTTTCTCGTATCCCCTTATTCGCAGCACACGGTTTGAACGAGTAGGGGAAGAGATTTTCGCCACGCGCTCCCGCAGCTTTGCTTTCATTCTGCTTGGATTGCTGGCCGTACGCTTAATTCTGCATGAAGTCATTCAGCGATATGTAAGCATTCCGCAAACAGGCGGACTATTCTTCCTGTTGGCCTTCGGCATGATTGTACGCTGGCGTGTATATATGTACAAACACTACAAAGAAGTGCTGGTTGCTGAACACTAGTTATCATAAGCAGCCCACGCACAGATCCACAGATAAAAAGACACGTTCTGCTACACCATCGGTGTGAAGAACGTGTCTTTTCTTTTTATCCCTTTATATAAAAGTAAAACATTCAATATCTATTCAGGATCTGCAACCTTAACCAGCTGCTTGCCCAGGTTATCTCCCGAGAACAGACCCATGAATGCTTCCGGTGTCCGTTCGAACCCGTCCACAATGTTCTCTTCGTACTGGATGTGGCCTTCCTTGATCCATTTCGCCAACTTGGCGCGGCCTTCCTTGAAGGACTTGGTGTAGTCACCCAACAGAAACCCTTTCATTAATGCTGTATTCGTTAACAGCAACGTCTGTGGACGCATCCCGATATCCGGCTTCTCCAGGTTATAAGACGAGATCTGACCGCATAACGGAATCCGGGCATTCCGATTGATGTGGCGCAAGACTGCATCCGAGATGTCGCCGCCCACATTGTCGAAATAGACGTCCACACCATCCGGGCAAGCCCGTTCAATGGCCGCTGACATATCCTGCTCTTTCTTGTAGTTCAACACGACGTCGAAGCCCAGCTTTTCTTTCAGATATGCGCATTTCTCATCAGAGCCTGCAATACCCACCACGCGTGCTCCCACAATTTTGCCAATCTGACCTGCAATCATGCCTACCGCTCCGGCTGCTCCCGATACAACGACCGTTTCGCCGTCCTTCGGTTTGCCGATGTCCTCCATACCAAAATAAGCCGTCAGACCCGTCAGTCCCAACGCACCCAGGTAAGCCGTGATTGGTGCCTCTTCGGTATCAATCAGCGAAAGATCCGCCGTATTCACCGCAGCATATTGCTGCCAGCCCCACATGCCGGATACGAGATCTCCTTTGCGCAGATTGGGTTCCGAGGATTCCACTACCTGCCCAATGGTTCCACCCTTAATGACTTCATTCAACGCGTACGGTGCAGCATAGGAT
Protein-coding sequences here:
- a CDS encoding HEAT repeat domain-containing protein gives rise to the protein MIGQQWMYIELIGSNHTGWLASNTDWLVHVVSLICASVLILLLIFYSYILWLKYDGRRRDTVKTTRMQELQAEGSFLQRYLDHGEIGVDILNMSRDQQSVLQDVLLQRLAQGPLEQETLRIRLLSWQVFGNSYRTLLKTGKWSERVNTLLYIEQFHMVELLPKLEGMLRVNSCTPLERFIILRIYARTGYFRIVKELMREQCVWSNSQVLQILLLLTDSSWTRLKDHFKDAPDQVQSNVVHAIRIRDDQTDGAIVLLEKLILGEDALLRTHAYQALAHVGRENEDLLRELLLVWNEHGEERQRSERLTVAQLMGNVYADAFIPRLKAMMGDPAFQIRQEAANSLARYTQGLEELRDTAVNHPDKYARQIAEETLERMQYGRKMD
- a CDS encoding cytochrome c biogenesis protein CcdC, which gives rise to MAQISPYYLQIGATVGMLVMALLAIFIRMKASHRPVTIRKILIPPLGMSTGFLMFVVPATHVPLLWAFIAFLVGWFLFSYPLIRSTRFERVGEEIFATRSRSFAFILLGLLAVRLILHEVIQRYVSIPQTGGLFFLLAFGMIVRWRVYMYKHYKEVLVAEH
- a CDS encoding NADP-dependent oxidoreductase, which gives rise to MSVNKQIVLASRPEGAPSRENFNFIDAPLPEPEAGQVLVRTLYLSVDPYMRGRMKDTKSYAAPYALNEVIKGGTIGQVVESSEPNLRKGDLVSGMWGWQQYAAVNTADLSLIDTEEAPITAYLGALGLTGLTAYFGMEDIGKPKDGETVVVSGAAGAVGMIAGQIGKIVGARVVGIAGSDEKCAYLKEKLGFDVVLNYKKEQDMSAAIERACPDGVDVYFDNVGGDISDAVLRHINRNARIPLCGQISSYNLEKPDIGMRPQTLLLTNTALMKGFLLGDYTKSFKEGRAKLAKWIKEGHIQYEENIVDGFERTPEAFMGLFSGDNLGKQLVKVADPE